One genomic segment of Roseovarius carneus includes these proteins:
- a CDS encoding molecular chaperone DjiA — MSLWTRITEAVSALAKGEGLSAVFDKLRAPPERSVAFTIAVIALSAKMAKADGLVTRDEVTAFREVFQIAQADEAGAAKVFNLARQDVAGFEEYATRIKAMFGDETDALSDLLEGLFHIAMADGEYHPKEDVFLGRVCEIFGLTERCFTTMRSRFVPDAKPDPYTVLGVEPDTPLEEIRRAYRRMVRETHPDVMQARGVPAEAARLAEKRMVDINRAWDEIKQAAPA, encoded by the coding sequence ATGTCATTATGGACACGCATCACCGAGGCGGTTTCTGCCCTTGCCAAAGGCGAGGGCCTGTCTGCCGTTTTCGACAAGCTGCGCGCCCCGCCGGAGCGCAGTGTCGCGTTTACGATTGCGGTGATTGCGCTGAGCGCGAAGATGGCGAAGGCGGATGGGCTTGTCACCCGCGATGAGGTGACAGCGTTTCGCGAGGTGTTTCAGATCGCGCAGGCCGATGAGGCGGGGGCTGCCAAGGTCTTTAACCTCGCGCGGCAGGACGTGGCGGGATTTGAGGAATACGCGACTCGGATCAAGGCGATGTTCGGCGATGAGACGGATGCGCTGAGTGATCTTCTGGAGGGGCTTTTCCATATCGCGATGGCGGATGGCGAATATCACCCGAAAGAGGACGTATTTCTGGGCCGTGTGTGCGAGATTTTCGGGCTGACCGAGCGGTGTTTTACCACCATGCGCAGCCGATTTGTGCCTGATGCCAAGCCTGACCCCTATACGGTTTTGGGGGTGGAACCAGACACACCTCTGGAGGAGATCCGCCGCGCCTATCGCCGGATGGTGCGCGAGACACACCCGGATGTGATGCAGGCGCGCGGCGTGCCCGCAGAGGCGGCGCGGCTGGCCGAAAAGCGGATGGTCGACATCAACCGCGCATGGGATGAGATCAAACAGGCCGCCCCGGCGTGA